The following are from one region of the Stanieria sp. NIES-3757 genome:
- the ureC gene encoding urease subunit alpha yields the protein MDRRAYAETFGPTTGDRVRLADTELIIEVERDFTTYGDEVKFGGGKVIRDGMGQSPISREAGAVDLVITNALILDWWGIVKADVGIKDGKIFKIGKAGNPYIQDNVDIIIGPATEILAGEGHILTAGGIDSHIHFICPQQIETAIASGVTTMIGGGTGPATGTNATTCTPGAWNIWRMLQSADAFPMNLGFLGKGNSSKPEGLIEQIQAGVMGLKLHEDWGTTPAAIDTCLSVADIYDIQVAIHTDTLNEAGFVEDTIAAFKNRVIHTYHTEGAGGGHAPDIIKVCGQANVLPSSTNPTRPYTANTLEEHLDMLMVCHHLDKSIPEDVAFAESRIRRETIAAEDILHDLGAFSMISSDSQAMGRVGEVIIRTWQTAHKMKVQRGHLSSNGEDQADNFRAKRYIAKYTINPAIAHGIANYVGSVEAGKLADLCLWKPAFFGVKPELVIKGGLIAWSQMGDPNASIPTPEPVHMRPMFGSFGGAIGATSLTFVSQAAIEAGIPEQVGLQTPAVAVSNTRNLSKADLKLNDATPAIEVDPETYEVRADGELLTCEPATELPMAQRYFLF from the coding sequence ATGGATCGCCGTGCCTATGCAGAAACTTTTGGTCCAACTACAGGCGATCGCGTTAGATTAGCAGATACAGAACTAATTATTGAAGTCGAACGGGATTTTACTACTTATGGTGATGAGGTCAAATTCGGCGGTGGTAAGGTAATCCGCGATGGCATGGGACAATCTCCGATTTCTAGGGAAGCAGGGGCGGTCGATTTGGTAATTACTAATGCCTTGATTTTAGATTGGTGGGGCATTGTTAAAGCGGATGTGGGTATTAAAGACGGTAAGATTTTTAAAATCGGTAAAGCTGGAAATCCTTATATTCAAGACAATGTAGATATTATTATTGGCCCTGCAACGGAGATTTTAGCAGGGGAAGGACATATCCTTACAGCAGGAGGAATAGATAGTCATATTCACTTTATTTGTCCCCAACAGATCGAAACTGCGATCGCGTCTGGCGTAACTACGATGATTGGAGGTGGTACGGGACCTGCTACTGGGACTAATGCTACTACTTGTACTCCTGGGGCGTGGAATATCTGGCGGATGTTGCAATCGGCGGATGCTTTCCCGATGAATTTGGGTTTTTTAGGCAAGGGGAATAGTAGCAAACCTGAAGGGTTAATCGAACAGATTCAAGCCGGGGTAATGGGTTTAAAATTACATGAAGATTGGGGAACAACTCCTGCTGCGATCGATACTTGTCTGAGTGTGGCGGATATATATGATATTCAAGTAGCGATCCATACCGATACTCTTAATGAGGCTGGTTTTGTTGAAGATACTATTGCAGCCTTTAAAAATCGTGTGATCCATACTTACCATACTGAAGGGGCTGGCGGTGGGCATGCACCAGATATTATTAAAGTCTGCGGACAAGCAAATGTTTTGCCTTCTTCTACCAATCCCACTCGTCCCTATACGGCTAATACTTTAGAAGAACATTTAGATATGCTGATGGTTTGCCATCACCTCGATAAAAGCATTCCTGAAGATGTTGCCTTTGCAGAATCGAGAATTCGCAGAGAAACTATTGCAGCAGAAGATATTCTGCACGATTTAGGCGCATTTAGTATGATTTCTTCTGATTCTCAAGCGATGGGAAGAGTAGGAGAAGTCATTATTCGGACTTGGCAAACCGCCCACAAAATGAAGGTACAACGAGGGCATCTTTCCAGTAACGGGGAAGATCAAGCAGATAATTTCCGTGCTAAAAGATATATAGCCAAATATACCATTAATCCCGCGATCGCTCATGGCATTGCCAATTATGTTGGTTCAGTTGAAGCAGGAAAACTAGCCGATTTATGTCTTTGGAAACCAGCCTTTTTTGGAGTCAAACCAGAACTAGTAATTAAAGGAGGGTTGATTGCTTGGTCACAAATGGGCGATCCTAATGCCAGTATCCCTACTCCCGAACCTGTTCATATGCGTCCGATGTTTGGCAGTTTTGGTGGCGCAATTGGTGCAACTTCCCTTACCTTTGTTTCTCAAGCTGCGATTGAGGCGGGTATTCCCGAACAAGTTGGTTTACAAACTCCTGCGGTAGCTGTATCTAACACTCGCAATCTTAGTAAAGCAGATCTCAAACTAAATGATGCAACTCCTGCTATTGAAGTCGATCCTGAAACCTATGAAGTTAGGGCAGATGGGGAACTGTTAACCTGCGAACCTGCTACAGAATTACCAATGGCACAACGTTATTTTCTGTTTTGA
- a CDS encoding cryptochrome, DASH family, producing MSKQRILIWFRNDLRLHDHKPIYQAVQEQAQIIPVYCFDQREFKQTSFGFSKTGNYRAQFLLESVADLKKSLQKLDSDLIIRWGFPEQIIPHLAQELKIDSVYYHKEVTAEELKVEQALKQELQKLKIKVRFFWGATLYLPEDLPVDISQIPELYTNFRKQVEAKSTIEKPLPTPKELPSLPSIELGHIPQLSDLGLTTPIFDERAVLNFKGGENEALTRLNQYFWQLDCLKKYKETRNGMLGADYSSKFSPWLARGCISPRYIYKQVQKYETEKIKNDSTYWLIFELIWRDFFRFICAKHGNKIFYQSGLQGIYIPWKEDWKRFNLWQEGKTGYPLVDANMRELTATGYMSNRGRQNVASFLTKNLGINWQMGAEWFESLLIDYDVCSNWGNWNYTAGVGNDARGFRYFNIPKQSKDYDPQGDYVRHWLPELASIPGSKIHEPWKLSIEEQKRYQIRLGTDYPHPVVDFFKSVKANEKIYNSAMKCE from the coding sequence ATGTCAAAACAACGAATTTTGATTTGGTTTCGTAACGATCTCCGCCTTCACGACCACAAACCAATTTATCAAGCTGTTCAAGAACAAGCTCAAATTATTCCTGTATATTGTTTTGATCAAAGAGAGTTTAAGCAAACTTCTTTTGGTTTTTCCAAAACTGGCAATTATCGCGCCCAATTTTTACTAGAATCTGTTGCCGATTTAAAAAAATCACTTCAAAAACTAGATAGTGACTTAATTATTCGTTGGGGTTTTCCAGAACAAATTATTCCTCATCTTGCTCAAGAATTAAAGATAGATTCTGTTTATTATCACAAAGAAGTAACCGCAGAAGAACTAAAAGTAGAACAAGCTTTAAAACAAGAATTACAAAAACTAAAAATTAAAGTACGTTTCTTTTGGGGAGCAACTTTATATCTGCCCGAAGATTTACCTGTTGATATTTCACAAATTCCCGAATTATATACTAATTTTCGTAAGCAAGTTGAAGCAAAATCTACGATAGAAAAACCTTTACCAACTCCCAAAGAATTACCCTCATTACCATCAATAGAACTAGGACACATTCCTCAACTATCTGATTTGGGTTTAACCACACCTATTTTTGATGAACGTGCAGTATTAAACTTCAAAGGCGGAGAAAATGAAGCTTTAACAAGATTGAATCAATACTTTTGGCAATTAGATTGTCTAAAAAAATATAAAGAAACCAGAAACGGAATGCTAGGGGCGGACTATTCTTCTAAATTTTCTCCTTGGCTAGCTAGGGGTTGTATTTCTCCTCGCTATATTTATAAACAAGTACAAAAGTACGAAACAGAAAAAATTAAAAACGATTCTACTTATTGGCTAATTTTTGAATTAATTTGGCGAGACTTTTTTCGCTTTATTTGTGCCAAGCACGGTAACAAAATATTCTACCAATCAGGTTTACAAGGTATTTATATTCCTTGGAAAGAAGACTGGAAAAGATTTAATTTGTGGCAAGAAGGAAAAACAGGTTATCCTCTAGTCGATGCCAATATGCGAGAATTAACTGCCACAGGTTATATGTCTAATCGTGGTAGACAAAATGTTGCGAGTTTCCTGACTAAAAATTTAGGAATCAATTGGCAAATGGGCGCAGAATGGTTTGAATCTTTGCTAATTGACTACGATGTTTGCAGTAATTGGGGGAACTGGAATTATACTGCTGGAGTAGGTAATGATGCTCGTGGCTTTCGTTATTTTAATATTCCTAAACAATCAAAAGATTATGACCCTCAAGGAGATTATGTTAGACATTGGTTACCCGAACTCGCTTCAATTCCAGGAAGTAAAATTCATGAACCATGGAAACTTAGTATTGAGGAACAAAAACGTTATCAAATTCGACTAGGAACAGACTACCCTCATCCAGTTGTAGATTTTTTTAAATCTGTTAAAGCAAATGAAAAGATTTACAACAGTGCGATGAAATGCGAGTAA
- a CDS encoding outer membrane efflux protein — protein sequence MTIKTVVTSAAIILCYGNIAAAKDLPNVSKTHNPSETIKFNSKQAKNLITTKNKQLGNTSTLTSLEVAQAVESQPSTEPQTQSNSNVERLEPSANPLQFPTNPDEVQINTEKPITLQQAIELAIKNNQDLQESQLNLERSQEELQEARAALYPTLDTQIDLSRSQSASSERSLDLARQRGSSLVDEESTTESVNGTLSLSYNIYTGGRRGADIERAKRQVRFNELDLERITFEVRFETARDYFNLQNADAQVEIEQAAVEDAQQTLRDAQLLEQAGLGTRFDVLRAEVELANAQQRLTRAIADQNTSRRQLAETLSVGQQVELQTADEIEPAGNWELSLPETIVLAYKNRAELEQFLVRREIDEQQRQIALSDNRPQVSVFADYDVLDIADDDVDLTDGYTFGTRLQWSLFDGGAASARARQSETDIEIDETQFANQRNQIRFQVEQGYYNLTASKENITTSQKAVQLAEESLRLARLRFQAGVGTQTDVIQAQSELTTARGNYLRAIIDYNQSLNQLERAVTNLPEGKLFDLPFK from the coding sequence ATGACAATTAAAACTGTTGTTACCAGTGCAGCCATTATTCTTTGCTATGGAAATATAGCTGCTGCTAAAGACTTGCCGAATGTAAGTAAAACTCACAATCCATCAGAAACTATTAAGTTTAATTCCAAACAGGCGAAAAACTTAATTACTACAAAAAATAAACAGCTAGGAAACACTTCAACATTGACATCTTTAGAAGTTGCTCAGGCAGTAGAGTCTCAACCCTCCACTGAACCTCAAACTCAATCAAACTCGAATGTCGAAAGGCTTGAACCTAGTGCCAATCCTTTACAGTTCCCTACTAACCCAGACGAAGTACAAATTAACACTGAGAAACCGATTACGCTTCAACAAGCAATTGAATTGGCAATTAAAAACAACCAAGATTTGCAGGAGTCACAACTTAATCTAGAACGTTCTCAAGAAGAATTACAAGAAGCTAGGGCTGCACTTTATCCAACTCTTGATACTCAAATCGATCTTTCTCGATCTCAATCTGCTAGCTCGGAAAGATCTTTAGACTTAGCTCGCCAACGGGGAAGTAGTTTGGTTGATGAAGAGAGTACTACTGAGTCTGTCAATGGAACATTAAGCCTGAGCTATAACATTTATACAGGAGGAAGAAGAGGAGCCGATATCGAACGGGCGAAAAGACAAGTTCGTTTCAATGAATTAGATTTAGAAAGAATTACCTTTGAAGTGCGTTTTGAAACTGCTAGAGACTACTTTAATTTACAAAATGCTGACGCTCAAGTTGAAATTGAACAAGCAGCCGTAGAAGACGCACAACAAACCCTGAGAGATGCTCAATTACTCGAACAAGCAGGATTAGGTACAAGATTTGATGTGTTACGTGCAGAAGTAGAATTAGCCAATGCTCAACAAAGACTAACTAGAGCGATCGCAGATCAAAACACCAGCAGAAGACAATTAGCAGAAACTTTAAGCGTTGGACAACAAGTTGAACTCCAAACTGCTGACGAAATTGAGCCAGCAGGTAATTGGGAATTATCCTTACCAGAAACCATCGTGCTGGCATACAAAAATCGTGCTGAGTTAGAACAATTTTTGGTACGCAGAGAAATTGACGAACAACAAAGACAAATTGCTTTGTCTGATAATAGACCACAAGTAAGCGTATTTGCTGATTATGATGTTTTGGATATTGCGGATGATGATGTAGATCTAACTGATGGTTATACTTTTGGAACCAGATTACAGTGGAGTTTATTTGATGGCGGTGCAGCTAGTGCCAGAGCTAGACAATCTGAGACAGATATCGAGATAGATGAAACTCAGTTTGCTAATCAACGCAATCAAATTCGTTTTCAGGTAGAACAAGGCTATTACAATCTTACGGCAAGTAAAGAAAATATTACGACCTCTCAAAAAGCAGTGCAATTAGCAGAAGAAAGTTTGAGATTGGCAAGGTTACGTTTCCAAGCTGGAGTGGGAACACAAACGGATGTCATTCAAGCTCAAAGCGAGTTAACTACCGCCAGAGGTAATTATTTGCGAGCAATTATTGATTATAATCAATCCCTCAATCAACTAGAACGAGCAGTCACTAACTTGCCAGAAGGGAAATTATTCGATCTGCCATTTAAATAA
- a CDS encoding alginate O-acetylation protein: MLFNSYVFIFLFLPITLIVFFSLGKFKLLQVAKIWLLACSLFFYGYWNPPYLLLMMISIVFNHQMGRLIGLIPLKSKQATVLLWIGLIINLIFIGYYKYANFFLATVNDLFASNLTFNEVILPLGISFYTFTQMAYLVDAYRGEIQGETNYDLITYSLFVVFFPQLVAGPILRHDELIPQLHKLKNFIFSHKNFAYGITLFSLGLSKKVLIADNISPWVANVFNHASEITFIEAWVGALSYTFQLYFDFSGYSDMAIGLGLMFNIKLPINFNSPYKANSISDFWRRWHITLSNLLRDYLYIPLGGNRKGIIRQYLNLLTTMLLGGLWHGAGWTYILWGGLHGIYLSINHWWRKQKKPLPQFLGWSITFIAVILSWVLFRAKNLHDGIEIIEAMIGIKGIVLPGEPNGKLAILNSFGIELKRWNQLNYLPLAYGSKAVSIFILIGLIVWVKLLPNPQELLQQFKPNWWWAIGVGFSASLCLLSLNRVSEFLYFQF; encoded by the coding sequence ATGTTATTTAATTCTTACGTTTTTATTTTTTTATTTTTACCTATAACTTTAATTGTTTTTTTTTCATTAGGTAAGTTTAAATTACTCCAAGTAGCAAAGATTTGGTTATTAGCTTGCTCTTTATTTTTCTATGGTTATTGGAATCCGCCCTATTTATTGTTAATGATGATTTCTATTGTCTTTAACCATCAAATGGGGAGGCTAATTGGTTTAATACCGTTAAAAAGTAAACAAGCTACAGTTTTACTATGGATTGGATTAATTATCAATTTAATTTTTATTGGTTATTACAAATACGCTAATTTTTTTCTTGCAACAGTCAATGACTTATTTGCTAGTAACCTTACTTTTAACGAAGTTATTTTGCCTTTAGGTATTTCCTTTTATACTTTTACCCAAATGGCATATTTAGTTGACGCTTATCGGGGTGAAATTCAGGGAGAAACAAACTATGATTTAATCACTTACAGTTTATTTGTTGTATTTTTTCCTCAACTAGTTGCTGGGCCAATTTTACGGCATGATGAATTAATTCCTCAATTACACAAACTCAAAAATTTTATTTTTTCTCATAAAAATTTTGCCTATGGTATAACCTTATTTAGTTTAGGTCTTTCAAAGAAAGTATTAATTGCCGATAATATTTCACCTTGGGTAGCTAATGTATTTAATCATGCTAGTGAAATTACTTTTATTGAAGCCTGGGTAGGAGCATTAAGTTATACATTTCAGCTTTATTTTGATTTTTCTGGCTATTCTGATATGGCAATTGGTTTAGGTTTAATGTTTAATATTAAACTACCAATTAATTTTAATTCTCCCTATAAAGCCAACTCTATTAGTGATTTTTGGCGACGTTGGCATATTACTTTATCTAACTTATTAAGAGATTATCTATACATACCTTTAGGTGGAAATAGAAAAGGAATTATTCGTCAATATCTAAATCTTCTCACTACGATGTTGTTGGGTGGTTTGTGGCATGGTGCTGGCTGGACTTATATTTTATGGGGTGGTTTACACGGCATTTATTTATCAATTAATCATTGGTGGCGTAAACAAAAAAAACCCTTACCTCAATTTTTAGGCTGGAGTATAACCTTTATTGCTGTTATTTTAAGCTGGGTATTATTTAGAGCTAAAAATCTTCATGACGGTATAGAAATTATTGAAGCCATGATTGGTATTAAGGGAATTGTTTTACCTGGTGAGCCAAATGGTAAACTTGCTATTCTTAATAGTTTTGGTATTGAACTCAAACGCTGGAATCAATTAAACTATTTACCCTTAGCTTATGGTAGTAAAGCAGTCAGTATTTTTATCTTAATCGGCTTGATTGTGTGGGTAAAATTATTACCTAATCCTCAAGAATTACTTCAACAATTTAAACCTAATTGGTGGTGGGCTATTGGAGTAGGTTTTTCTGCAAGTTTATGTTTATTATCTCTCAATCGGGTTTCAGAATTTCTTTATTTTCAGTTTTAA
- a CDS encoding hypothetical protein (HTTM) has protein sequence MAIAENKFQEKLQIKLEEIFGLDLRSLALFRIGLASVIIADLVIRFGDIKAHYSDYGVLPRIALIEEFLKPWYWSIHLLSGEPFVQAILFIIALFFAFLLLIGYRTQLATIASWAMIISLHNRNPALIFAGDDALRAIVFWSMFLPLGAYYSVDNALNNSTKSLPKRIVSGATLGFILQLCYIYMFSAWFKHQSHLWSEEGSAVYYALNFDQYGTSFGQFLLKLTPLLPTMTFSALWFEWSGALLLFIPFQTNFFRCVAIISFILLHISFGLSFTIGIFPILCIAVWLAFIPSNIWNWLEKKTYSKARAGLTINYDKDCGFCKKIVHFLRTFLILPGTPLLVAQDNASVYADMQKYNSWVVEDWQGTRHYKWEAIAYIVSLSPVFWFVAPILRLKPLMAIGNKVYETIASNRKFAGNFTKPFLFRPLEITDSLTFNLFTLLILCLVTFWNVKSFASSHIFNQHPTKLSQGLKRITNSKTAQNLDWLSQLTRLDQSWSIFAPNPPRDDGWHVIVGNSKDGNQVDLLQDNTNINWDKPTIQQRNRLYKNMQWRTYFINLNRNIGKKLYPYYGQYLCRDWNSKHSQEELDSIDIYFMSERTVPPGEQQTVEKQNHWQQSCSKPNE, from the coding sequence ATGGCTATTGCTGAAAATAAATTTCAAGAAAAACTTCAAATCAAACTAGAAGAAATATTTGGTTTAGACTTGCGATCACTAGCTTTGTTTCGGATTGGTTTAGCCTCAGTAATTATTGCTGATTTAGTGATTAGATTTGGGGATATTAAAGCTCATTATAGTGATTATGGAGTATTACCAAGGATTGCATTGATTGAGGAATTTCTTAAACCTTGGTACTGGTCAATTCATTTACTTAGTGGAGAACCTTTTGTTCAAGCAATTTTATTTATTATTGCTTTATTTTTTGCTTTTTTATTATTAATTGGTTATCGTACCCAGTTGGCTACTATCGCTTCTTGGGCAATGATTATTTCTCTTCATAATCGCAACCCTGCTTTAATTTTTGCAGGTGATGATGCCCTAAGAGCGATCGTATTTTGGTCGATGTTTTTGCCTTTAGGAGCTTATTATTCTGTAGATAATGCTCTTAATAATTCTACTAAATCATTACCGAAAAGAATAGTTTCTGGTGCCACATTAGGTTTTATCTTGCAGCTATGTTATATCTATATGTTTTCGGCTTGGTTCAAACACCAAAGTCATTTATGGTCAGAAGAAGGTAGTGCAGTTTATTATGCTCTTAATTTTGACCAATATGGTACTAGTTTTGGACAATTTTTACTCAAATTAACACCTTTATTACCAACAATGACTTTTAGCGCATTGTGGTTTGAATGGTCGGGAGCTTTATTATTATTTATTCCTTTTCAAACTAATTTTTTCCGCTGTGTAGCAATTATTTCTTTTATCTTATTACATATTAGTTTTGGTTTATCTTTTACTATTGGAATTTTTCCAATTTTATGTATTGCAGTATGGCTGGCTTTTATTCCTAGTAATATTTGGAATTGGTTAGAGAAGAAAACTTATAGCAAAGCAAGAGCAGGTTTAACAATTAACTATGATAAAGACTGTGGTTTTTGTAAGAAAATAGTTCATTTTCTGCGGACTTTTTTAATCTTACCAGGCACTCCTTTATTAGTAGCTCAGGATAATGCTTCTGTTTACGCAGATATGCAGAAATATAATTCTTGGGTAGTTGAAGATTGGCAAGGAACTCGACATTATAAATGGGAAGCAATTGCTTATATAGTTAGTCTCTCTCCTGTATTTTGGTTTGTAGCACCGATTCTACGCTTAAAGCCTTTGATGGCAATCGGTAATAAAGTTTACGAAACTATTGCTTCTAACCGAAAATTTGCTGGCAACTTTACCAAACCTTTTTTATTTCGTCCCCTAGAAATTACCGATTCTTTAACCTTCAATCTTTTTACCTTGTTAATATTGTGTCTAGTTACTTTCTGGAATGTTAAAAGTTTTGCTAGTAGTCATATTTTTAATCAACATCCAACTAAGTTAAGTCAAGGATTAAAACGCATTACTAATAGTAAAACTGCGCAAAATCTTGATTGGCTTAGTCAATTAACTAGATTAGATCAATCCTGGAGTATTTTTGCTCCTAATCCTCCTAGAGATGATGGTTGGCATGTAATAGTTGGCAATTCAAAAGATGGTAATCAAGTCGATCTTTTGCAAGATAATACCAATATTAATTGGGATAAACCAACGATTCAGCAGCGTAATCGGCTATATAAAAATATGCAATGGCGCACTTATTTTATCAACTTAAATCGCAATATTGGTAAAAAACTTTATCCTTATTATGGGCAATATCTTTGCCGTGATTGGAACAGTAAACATTCACAAGAAGAACTAGACAGCATTGATATTTACTTTATGTCAGAGAGAACTGTTCCTCCTGGTGAACAACAAACAGTAGAAAAACAAAATCACTGGCAACAATCATGCTCCAAACCTAATGAATAG
- a CDS encoding putative FAD-dependent pyridine nucleotide-disulphide oxidoreductase — MKNQRIKICILGGGFGGLYTALYLSNSAWLKSGDWEINLVEPKDNFLFTPLLYELLTEELQPWEIAPSYQKLLIGTKINFYQDQATKIDLKNRQVYLQKSNLLNYDYLVLSIGRKNKLLDIPGINTHTLTFRSLADAQRLNEKLRILEASGRNKIRIAVIGAGANGVELACKISDRLSGRAQVLLIDRGKEILKNFSSGIQKTALKSIKAKNIQLYLETNVQQIDAEQITIIKDEQLNSYPVDLVLWTAGTETIQLIDDLGCQQNSFGQLLTRPTLQLIDYPEVFALGDVADIRNSKTRSVPITAQAAYQQASHAAKNLQAAIEGKRLKRFYYLHLGDMLTLGKEVAVISSFGINFSGSLAGKLRRLIYIQRLPTLRHRWQVFKNLLFSQKRNFSKQYQPSETKR; from the coding sequence ATGAAGAATCAAAGAATTAAAATTTGTATTTTAGGAGGTGGATTTGGTGGTCTTTATACTGCCTTATACTTGAGTAATTCTGCTTGGTTAAAATCAGGTGATTGGGAAATTAATTTAGTTGAACCAAAAGATAATTTTTTATTTACGCCGTTACTATACGAACTTTTAACCGAAGAGTTACAACCTTGGGAAATTGCTCCTTCATACCAAAAGTTATTAATAGGAACTAAAATAAATTTCTATCAAGACCAAGCAACCAAGATTGATTTAAAAAATCGTCAAGTATACTTACAAAAAAGCAACTTATTAAATTACGATTATTTAGTATTATCTATCGGCAGAAAAAATAAATTATTAGATATTCCTGGCATAAATACTCATACTTTAACTTTTCGTTCTTTAGCAGATGCCCAAAGATTAAATGAAAAATTAAGAATTTTAGAAGCTTCAGGCAGAAATAAAATTAGAATCGCGGTAATTGGTGCGGGAGCAAATGGAGTTGAACTAGCTTGTAAAATAAGCGATCGCTTATCTGGAAGAGCGCAAGTATTGTTAATCGACCGAGGAAAGGAAATTTTAAAAAATTTTAGTTCAGGAATACAAAAAACTGCACTCAAATCAATTAAAGCTAAAAATATTCAACTTTACTTAGAAACTAATGTTCAACAAATAGATGCAGAGCAAATAACTATCATTAAAGATGAGCAATTAAATAGCTATCCCGTAGATTTAGTTTTATGGACAGCAGGAACAGAAACAATTCAATTAATTGATGATTTAGGTTGTCAACAAAATAGTTTTGGTCAGTTATTAACTCGCCCTACTTTACAATTAATTGACTATCCCGAAGTTTTTGCTTTAGGAGATGTAGCTGATATTCGCAATAGTAAAACTAGATCGGTTCCAATTACAGCACAAGCTGCTTATCAACAAGCTAGTCATGCAGCAAAAAATTTACAAGCAGCTATTGAAGGTAAAAGACTAAAACGTTTTTATTATTTACATCTAGGCGATATGCTTACTTTAGGAAAAGAAGTGGCAGTTATCTCTAGTTTTGGTATTAATTTCTCAGGTTCTTTAGCAGGAAAATTAAGAAGACTAATTTATATCCAAAGATTACCAACTCTGCGTCATCGTTGGCAAGTATTTAAAAATTTATTATTTAGCCAAAAAAGAAACTTTTCAAAACAATATCAACCCTCGGAAACCAAAAGATAA